In Ailuropoda melanoleuca isolate Jingjing chromosome 11, ASM200744v2, whole genome shotgun sequence, a genomic segment contains:
- the TNFRSF14 gene encoding tumor necrosis factor receptor superfamily member 14 isoform X2 has translation MEPLRGWEPPPWSLTPKADALHQALYLLLLGSLPCALAMAPCKEEEYPVGSECCPKCSPGTYTAHLNGLSECLQCRVCDPALGLVTRQKCSRTENTVCVCDQGHFCISEDGDDCAECRPHTLCRPGQRVRARGTERQDRVCEDCPPGTFSPSGTLEECQPWTTCSGPFQTEAEPGTSSSDITCSSRGLYVFVGSLVLIGVLCGLTVLGIRMKNRRSPGGPTKARSFHQVPRAPPDITTVALEETASVSPVSLPCVTGRE, from the exons ATGGAGCCTCTTCGAGGCTGGGAGCCGCCCCCCTGGAGCCTGACACCCAAGGCTGACGCCCTGCACCAG GCCCTGTACCTGCTCCTCCTGGGgtccctcccctgtgctctggcCATGGCCCCGTGCAAAGAGGAGGAGTACCCAGTAGGGTCCGAATGCTGTCCCAAGTGCAGCCCAG GGACCTACACGGCCCACCTCAACGGCCTGAGTGAGTGTCTGCAGTGCCGAGTCTGTGACCCAG CCTTGGGCCTGGTGACCAGACAGAAGTGCTCCCGGACAGAGAACACTGTGTGTGTCTGCGACCAGGGCCACTTTTGCATCAGTGAGGATGGGGACGACTGTGCAGAGTGCCGTCCGCACACGCTCTGCAGACCTGGCCAGAGGGTGCGGGCCAGAG GCACCGAGCGGCAGGACAGGGTGTGTGAAGACTGCCCTCCCGGGACCTTCTCACCCAGCGGGACCCTGGAGGAGTGCCAGCCCTGGACCAC GTGCAGCGGCCCTTTCCAGACAGAAGCAGAGCCTGGGACCAGCAGCTCGGATATCACATGTTCCTCCAGGGGCCTTTATGTTTTTGTGGGCAGTCTCGTCCTTATAGGGGTTCTCTGTGGCCTCACAGTCCTCGGGATAAGGATGAAAAACAGACGGTCGCCTG GGGGACCCACCAAGGCGAGATCATTTCACCAG GTCCCGCGGGCCCCACCAGACATCACCACGGTGGCTTTGGAGGAGACAGCATCTGTGtcccctgtgtccctcccctgTGTCACTGGGAGGGAATGA
- the TNFRSF14 gene encoding tumor necrosis factor receptor superfamily member 14 isoform X3, which produces MEPLRGWEPPPWSLTPKADALHQALYLLLLGSLPCALAMAPCKEEEYPVGSECCPKCSPGYRVKEACGELTGTLCVPCDPGTYTAHLNGLSECLQCRVCDPEGGQRLRNTLLAGPSRALGARHPEPVTWTPEPGANTAGATGARPASPSPPVLGDWTLSPPQRAVPRTQSLTPHPRAPTRGPALGPGLLPARWSGVEGPREERQDAGEGGSGFGSSQVGVRGLEPRAHPQILGALKKVPLLSG; this is translated from the exons ATGGAGCCTCTTCGAGGCTGGGAGCCGCCCCCCTGGAGCCTGACACCCAAGGCTGACGCCCTGCACCAG GCCCTGTACCTGCTCCTCCTGGGgtccctcccctgtgctctggcCATGGCCCCGTGCAAAGAGGAGGAGTACCCAGTAGGGTCCGAATGCTGTCCCAAGTGCAGCCCAG GTTACAGGGTGAAGGAGGCCTGTGGGGAGCTGACGGGCACGCTGTGTGTTCCCTGTGACCCAGGGACCTACACGGCCCACCTCAACGGCCTGAGTGAGTGTCTGCAGTGCCGAGTCTGTGACCCAG AGGGGGGCCAGCGCCTTCGTAACACCCTGTTAGCTGGGCCGTCCAGAGCGCTGGGAGCCCGTCACCCTGAGCCCGTCACATGGACACCCGAGCCTGGGGCCAACACTGCTGGAGCCACAGGGGCCCGTCCTGCCTCGCCCAGCCCACCAGTCCTGGGGGACTGGACCTTGTCCCCCCCGCAGCGTGCAGTTCCTAGGACCCAGAGCCTCACACCACACCCGAGGGCCCCTACTCGTGGCCCAGCACTTGGACCTGGCCTTCTTCCTGCCAGGTGGTCTGGGGTGGAGGGACCCCGGGAGGAAAGGCAGGATGCAGGAGAAGGTGGCAGTGGTTTTGGGTCCAGccaggtgggggtgaggggcttgGAGCCTAGGGCTCACCCACAGATCCTCGGTGCCCTGAAGAAAGTGCCTCTCTTATCAGGCTGA
- the TNFRSF14 gene encoding tumor necrosis factor receptor superfamily member 14 isoform X1 translates to MEPLRGWEPPPWSLTPKADALHQALYLLLLGSLPCALAMAPCKEEEYPVGSECCPKCSPGYRVKEACGELTGTLCVPCDPGTYTAHLNGLSECLQCRVCDPALGLVTRQKCSRTENTVCVCDQGHFCISEDGDDCAECRPHTLCRPGQRVRARGTERQDRVCEDCPPGTFSPSGTLEECQPWTTCSGPFQTEAEPGTSSSDITCSSRGLYVFVGSLVLIGVLCGLTVLGIRMKNRRSPGGPTKARSFHQVPRAPPDITTVALEETASVSPVSLPCVTGRE, encoded by the exons ATGGAGCCTCTTCGAGGCTGGGAGCCGCCCCCCTGGAGCCTGACACCCAAGGCTGACGCCCTGCACCAG GCCCTGTACCTGCTCCTCCTGGGgtccctcccctgtgctctggcCATGGCCCCGTGCAAAGAGGAGGAGTACCCAGTAGGGTCCGAATGCTGTCCCAAGTGCAGCCCAG GTTACAGGGTGAAGGAGGCCTGTGGGGAGCTGACGGGCACGCTGTGTGTTCCCTGTGACCCAGGGACCTACACGGCCCACCTCAACGGCCTGAGTGAGTGTCTGCAGTGCCGAGTCTGTGACCCAG CCTTGGGCCTGGTGACCAGACAGAAGTGCTCCCGGACAGAGAACACTGTGTGTGTCTGCGACCAGGGCCACTTTTGCATCAGTGAGGATGGGGACGACTGTGCAGAGTGCCGTCCGCACACGCTCTGCAGACCTGGCCAGAGGGTGCGGGCCAGAG GCACCGAGCGGCAGGACAGGGTGTGTGAAGACTGCCCTCCCGGGACCTTCTCACCCAGCGGGACCCTGGAGGAGTGCCAGCCCTGGACCAC GTGCAGCGGCCCTTTCCAGACAGAAGCAGAGCCTGGGACCAGCAGCTCGGATATCACATGTTCCTCCAGGGGCCTTTATGTTTTTGTGGGCAGTCTCGTCCTTATAGGGGTTCTCTGTGGCCTCACAGTCCTCGGGATAAGGATGAAAAACAGACGGTCGCCTG GGGGACCCACCAAGGCGAGATCATTTCACCAG GTCCCGCGGGCCCCACCAGACATCACCACGGTGGCTTTGGAGGAGACAGCATCTGTGtcccctgtgtccctcccctgTGTCACTGGGAGGGAATGA